A region from the Desertibacillus haloalkaliphilus genome encodes:
- a CDS encoding polysaccharide biosynthesis protein: MNTFLKGSLLLIVAAFISECLEFLINMVLARELGEEGLGLYMAILPTIVFLVVIASMELPISISKAIAEKDRVYHRSFLQHTVRFTGAFTVAFFLIAVIVFPLLPVFDKYHPLLKWLLLLLVPIISFSSVARGYFMGSQHMGKIAIANFLRRAVQLVLLIAVFQLFHFDSEVAILISICTLIATELVVFLYLFIQFIAVMKGLRRQTSKQVKQTSALHALLSVSLPTTGLRIFHAASFAVKPFLIKFALMRAGMGEELAVIQYGKLAGVAFTIGFFPAFIAHSLLIILIPTVSEAYANKDLTKLKRLMQKVMVFTLVYAVPAATVFYFFSDDLTSLFFEDSPAAVYLQLLVPYFFFHFFVIPMQAFLIGLGLVKDAFLHSVWSTSLSFLLMIVLGSMPQLQMDGIIIGMNTGVVLLTLMHYVTIRDKMQQPLSWKFSSNRPTFFNK; this comes from the coding sequence ATGAATACATTTCTAAAAGGTTCATTACTACTGATCGTAGCAGCGTTTATCAGTGAGTGTTTAGAATTTCTAATTAACATGGTCCTTGCTCGTGAATTAGGAGAAGAAGGATTAGGTCTTTATATGGCGATCTTACCAACGATCGTTTTTCTCGTTGTGATCGCAAGTATGGAGCTGCCGATTTCAATTTCAAAGGCGATTGCCGAAAAAGACAGGGTTTATCATCGTAGTTTTTTGCAGCATACGGTTCGATTTACAGGAGCTTTTACAGTTGCTTTTTTTCTTATCGCAGTTATCGTCTTTCCACTTCTCCCTGTATTTGATAAATATCATCCGTTATTAAAATGGCTGTTATTATTGCTCGTACCGATTATATCGTTTTCATCTGTAGCTAGAGGTTATTTTATGGGCTCTCAACATATGGGGAAAATTGCAATAGCCAATTTTTTACGACGAGCTGTGCAATTAGTATTGTTAATCGCTGTTTTTCAGTTGTTTCATTTTGATTCGGAAGTGGCGATTTTAATCTCGATTTGTACGTTAATTGCAACTGAATTGGTTGTTTTTTTATACCTGTTTATTCAATTTATTGCTGTGATGAAGGGATTACGTCGTCAAACGTCAAAACAAGTCAAGCAAACATCGGCATTGCATGCGCTATTGTCAGTTTCGCTTCCGACAACGGGGCTCAGAATTTTCCATGCAGCTTCATTTGCTGTGAAGCCATTCCTAATCAAATTTGCACTTATGCGTGCGGGAATGGGAGAGGAATTAGCTGTGATACAATATGGTAAGTTAGCAGGGGTTGCCTTTACGATTGGTTTTTTTCCCGCCTTTATCGCCCATTCTTTACTCATTATTCTTATTCCTACAGTATCGGAAGCGTACGCAAATAAAGATTTAACAAAATTAAAACGGTTAATGCAAAAAGTGATGGTATTTACGTTGGTTTATGCTGTCCCAGCTGCGACCGTGTTTTACTTCTTTTCTGATGATTTAACTAGTCTATTCTTTGAGGATTCTCCAGCAGCTGTGTACTTACAATTGCTCGTTCCTTATTTCTTTTTTCATTTTTTTGTTATTCCGATGCAAGCTTTTTTAATTGGACTAGGACTTGTTAAAGATGCTTTTCTTCATTCGGTTTGGTCAACGAGCCTTTCGTTTCTTTTAATGATCGTTCTCGGTTCAATGCCTCAATTGCAAATGGATGGAATCATTATTGGGATGAATACAGGAGTTGTTTTATTAACGTTAATGCACTATGTGACCATTCGCGATAAAATGCAACAACCGTTAAGTTGGAAATTCTCATCGAATCGACCGACATTTTTCAATAAGTAG
- a CDS encoding stage VI sporulation protein F yields the protein MSQNPFFQNIEKKTGVKMEDVMKLANSVQNANLKDEATVRGLIKQVADLANKPVSKEKEDQIVDAIVNGSQQMNFDTLAKMLDNKK from the coding sequence ATGAGTCAAAACCCATTTTTTCAAAACATTGAAAAGAAAACAGGCGTCAAAATGGAAGATGTGATGAAGTTAGCAAACTCTGTACAAAATGCGAACCTTAAAGATGAAGCGACCGTTCGAGGATTGATTAAGCAAGTGGCGGACCTAGCAAATAAACCTGTCAGTAAAGAGAAAGAAGATCAAATTGTTGATGCCATTGTTAATGGTTCTCAGCAAATGAACTTTGATACACTTGCAAAAATGCTTGATAATAAAAAGTAA
- a CDS encoding sigma-54 interaction domain-containing protein — protein sequence MEFNLSDVQSVGIIHLNCGKEVLSSNEVAESFLCDVGIEYLRQLIDMEVTHFCFCKDRSEVEILYLTGCYLLMIHYKSPMSFKELMSHNEYNQFIQSSFDGFVICDIDGTVLFQNPAAEKLTRLPATKVVGNNIRTLINEGTIDNAVTFKVLEQKKPVTMIQNILTGKNVLVSGVPVFDKAGAVKKVVCSIRDLTKIKQLEQERIDLENKNELVTQELEKLKAKQQSRNGIVAYDQSMKIVLERATKVAPVNSSVLILGESGVGKEGIVNFIHEHSNRREANLVKVNCGAIPEQLLESELFGYEAGSFTGASTNGKKGLFEASCGGTIFLDEIGEMPMSLQVKLLRVLQENEITRVGGTKATKVDIRVIAATNKDLLKLIDQGKFREDLYYRLNIIPIYVPSLRERKNDIIPLVYHFLNLIKNKYGVNRMFTKEALLAFEEYHWPGNVRELQNVIERVSLMSAQPIIEREEVRKEMRLEPLEKKETVTKEMFIQEQQLSLKDRIENYEKMIINELLKKYSSVRKTAKALRIDPSTLSRKIRRYKLKV from the coding sequence ATGGAATTCAATCTTTCGGATGTTCAGTCAGTTGGTATTATTCATTTAAATTGTGGTAAAGAGGTTTTATCATCAAATGAAGTTGCAGAGTCGTTCTTATGTGATGTAGGAATAGAGTATTTGAGGCAATTGATTGATATGGAAGTAACCCACTTTTGTTTCTGTAAGGACCGATCTGAAGTTGAAATTTTATATTTAACAGGTTGTTATTTACTAATGATTCATTATAAATCGCCTATGAGTTTTAAAGAGTTGATGTCTCATAACGAATATAATCAATTCATTCAATCTTCATTTGATGGGTTTGTGATTTGCGATATTGATGGTACTGTGCTTTTTCAAAATCCGGCTGCAGAAAAGTTAACTAGATTACCTGCGACGAAAGTGGTTGGAAATAATATTCGTACACTTATTAATGAAGGGACTATAGACAATGCCGTGACATTCAAAGTTTTGGAGCAGAAGAAACCTGTTACGATGATTCAAAATATCTTAACTGGAAAGAACGTGTTGGTTTCAGGTGTCCCTGTATTTGATAAAGCTGGAGCAGTCAAGAAAGTTGTGTGTAGTATACGCGATTTAACGAAAATAAAGCAATTAGAGCAGGAAAGGATAGATCTTGAGAATAAAAATGAATTAGTCACTCAAGAATTAGAAAAGTTAAAAGCGAAACAGCAATCCCGTAATGGAATTGTTGCGTATGATCAATCCATGAAAATAGTATTAGAAAGGGCTACTAAAGTCGCGCCTGTGAACTCTAGTGTATTAATTTTAGGTGAATCCGGAGTCGGTAAGGAAGGAATTGTGAATTTTATACATGAACATAGCAATCGACGAGAAGCTAATTTAGTAAAAGTTAACTGTGGGGCAATCCCTGAACAACTATTAGAATCTGAATTATTTGGTTATGAAGCTGGTTCGTTTACCGGAGCAAGTACTAATGGTAAGAAAGGGTTATTTGAAGCTTCCTGTGGTGGGACGATTTTTTTAGATGAGATTGGTGAAATGCCGATGTCTTTACAGGTAAAGTTACTTCGTGTATTGCAAGAGAATGAAATCACAAGAGTAGGTGGTACGAAGGCAACCAAAGTAGATATACGAGTAATTGCAGCGACAAATAAAGATTTATTAAAGTTAATTGACCAAGGGAAATTTCGTGAGGATCTATACTATCGCTTAAATATTATCCCCATTTATGTTCCCTCGTTACGTGAAAGAAAAAATGATATTATTCCACTAGTCTACCATTTTTTAAATCTTATAAAAAATAAATACGGTGTAAATCGGATGTTCACTAAAGAAGCATTATTAGCGTTTGAAGAATATCACTGGCCTGGGAATGTTAGAGAATTACAAAATGTTATCGAGAGAGTAAGTTTAATGTCAGCCCAGCCAATTATTGAACGCGAGGAAGTAAGAAAAGAAATGAGATTAGAGCCACTAGAAAAAAAAGAGACAGTTACTAAGGAAATGTTCATACAAGAGCAACAGTTATCTTTGAAAGATCGTATTGAGAATTATGAAAAAATGATAATAAATGAGCTGTTAAAAAAGTATTCTAGTGTGCGAAAAACAGCAAAAGCATTGAGAATAGACCCATCTACGTTATCTAGAAAAATACGAAGGTACAAATTAAAAGTTTAA
- a CDS encoding CPBP family glutamic-type intramembrane protease yields the protein MVHTTKDLLAELRTNRYTADFSEQELHVLSKFCDVYMVDKGQTILKAGELNQSIFLVSFGEIGVYHSNNSHDHEELVHRLTDNDYFGEAALSEEQLEPFTNQTHKPTMLIKVNIHAIMNDREHQELYIHLLHKRISDHSERKIPETLLENDRMMVVHTSEERKRYQALGKLASRLLIALSIYTLLLVSLTDLVATLGASTIVDVTLLIGFALMIYFIIKSSGFPLRSFGLRIDNWKQEATEAVKLTLPVLGFFMVLKWVLITFVPSFSHMSLFNVEAAFADTGFTVSLFIMTIFIYIVFSVVQEFVARVGLQSAFEKFLPHTKAKMLKAILLSNLLFAVAHSHIGLVFALAAFIPGLYWGWLFARQRSLVGVSISHMLIGIWVLFLLGYPEFLQ from the coding sequence ATGGTTCATACAACAAAAGATTTACTGGCTGAACTGAGAACGAACCGATATACAGCTGACTTTTCTGAGCAAGAACTTCACGTCTTATCTAAGTTTTGCGATGTTTATATGGTTGATAAAGGTCAAACCATTTTAAAAGCTGGAGAGTTGAATCAATCGATATTCTTAGTCAGCTTTGGAGAGATCGGTGTTTATCATAGTAATAACAGTCATGATCATGAAGAACTCGTTCATAGATTAACAGATAATGATTATTTTGGTGAAGCCGCCTTGTCAGAGGAACAACTTGAGCCTTTCACTAATCAAACACATAAGCCGACGATGCTTATCAAAGTGAATATACATGCAATTATGAACGACCGAGAGCACCAAGAACTATATATTCACTTGTTGCATAAGCGGATCAGTGATCATTCGGAAAGAAAAATCCCTGAAACTCTATTAGAAAACGATAGAATGATGGTTGTTCATACAAGTGAGGAGCGTAAACGGTATCAAGCATTGGGAAAGCTAGCAAGTCGTTTATTGATTGCCCTATCGATCTATACGTTATTATTAGTTTCATTAACAGATCTTGTTGCTACATTAGGAGCTTCAACTATTGTTGATGTAACGTTATTAATTGGATTTGCGTTAATGATCTACTTCATTATCAAATCAAGTGGTTTTCCATTACGGTCATTTGGATTACGTATCGATAACTGGAAACAAGAAGCTACCGAAGCAGTGAAGTTAACCCTACCCGTACTAGGTTTCTTCATGGTGTTAAAATGGGTACTAATAACATTTGTCCCGTCTTTTTCGCATATGTCACTATTTAACGTAGAGGCAGCTTTTGCTGACACTGGATTTACAGTGTCTCTATTTATCATGACAATATTCATCTACATCGTCTTTTCCGTTGTACAAGAGTTTGTTGCAAGAGTTGGACTTCAATCCGCCTTTGAAAAGTTTCTCCCTCATACCAAAGCAAAAATGTTAAAAGCGATTCTATTATCTAACCTTTTATTTGCAGTCGCACATTCGCACATTGGGCTTGTGTTTGCTTTGGCTGCTTTTATTCCCGGACTCTATTGGGGTTGGTTGTTTGCGAGACAACGCTCACTAGTTGGTGTGTCTATCTCACATATGTTAATCGGCATTTGGGTACTCTTTTTATTAGGCTATCCTGAATTTTTGCAGTAA
- a CDS encoding C40 family peptidase, whose amino-acid sequence MFRRFTKSSVTFTLFFIVLFALEESRVFAYESIIETAKEQLGVPYQFGGTTPSGFDCSGFIGYVYRENGIELPRTANEQFQAGKSVAREDLKKGDLVFFETYQPGPSHSGIYLGEGEFISATTSSGIAIRDVDDPHYWGPRYLGARRVLEEQQMPDQQVLSELSPGSYHDVNSSHWAYSEITDLGKRGIVTGMQQSLFYPEHQLTRAQAAIIFTRIFELQSHQLEVSFTDISSDYWAAGEIAAVANAGLFNGYEDGSFRPSEPLTREQTAALLTRAFNVQKGATDVSFIDVSQTNWSYDAIVRLTASGIAGGYEDHTFRPKQTVTRAEFVVFVHRAMQH is encoded by the coding sequence GTGTTTAGAAGATTTACAAAATCATCAGTCACCTTTACGTTGTTTTTTATCGTTCTGTTCGCACTTGAAGAAAGTCGTGTATTTGCTTATGAGTCAATTATAGAAACAGCAAAAGAACAGCTTGGTGTCCCTTACCAATTTGGAGGAACGACGCCGTCAGGATTTGATTGTTCTGGATTCATTGGGTATGTATACCGTGAAAACGGAATTGAATTACCGCGTACAGCTAATGAGCAGTTTCAAGCAGGGAAAAGTGTTGCTCGTGAAGATTTAAAAAAGGGAGATCTTGTCTTTTTTGAAACGTATCAACCAGGACCATCCCATTCGGGAATTTACCTTGGTGAGGGTGAGTTCATCAGTGCAACAACATCAAGTGGAATCGCGATTAGAGATGTTGACGATCCTCATTATTGGGGGCCGCGGTATTTAGGGGCAAGACGTGTTTTAGAGGAACAACAAATGCCTGATCAGCAAGTGCTGTCCGAATTATCACCTGGAAGCTACCATGATGTTAACAGTTCTCATTGGGCTTATAGCGAAATCACTGATTTAGGGAAAAGAGGAATTGTTACAGGGATGCAACAGAGCTTGTTTTACCCTGAACATCAATTAACACGCGCACAAGCTGCAATTATTTTCACCCGTATATTTGAGCTGCAAAGTCATCAATTAGAAGTATCTTTTACGGATATATCAAGTGACTATTGGGCGGCAGGAGAAATAGCAGCTGTTGCTAATGCTGGTCTGTTTAATGGATATGAGGATGGATCGTTCCGACCAAGTGAGCCATTGACGCGTGAACAGACAGCAGCACTTTTAACAAGGGCATTTAATGTGCAAAAAGGGGCTACAGATGTATCCTTTATCGATGTCAGTCAAACGAACTGGTCTTATGATGCGATTGTACGTTTAACAGCTAGTGGAATAGCAGGAGGTTACGAAGACCATACATTCCGACCAAAACAAACGGTTACGCGAGCGGAATTTGTCGTGTTTGTACATAGAGCGATGCAACATTAG
- a CDS encoding futalosine hydrolase, producing the protein MDVDKTKAEQPSPMGRVLVVTSVPAEQEAVLRGLSNTNRVDVIVSGVGIASAAASTAAALVRGQYDLVINTGIGGGFKGQADLEDVVVATEIVAADLGAETTEGFTSIDQLGFGSNRLTVESELVKKVTTLLRSAGKQVKAGPILTLSTVTGTKQSALDLSGRIPGAMIEAMEGFGVATAASQQGVKFLEIRAVSNLVGPRDRESWKIKEALDQLTEVSSILEEGLR; encoded by the coding sequence ATGGATGTAGATAAAACAAAAGCAGAACAACCCTCGCCGATGGGAAGAGTTCTTGTGGTGACGTCCGTACCTGCAGAACAAGAAGCAGTCTTGCGTGGACTTTCGAATACAAACCGCGTCGATGTTATTGTTTCTGGTGTAGGGATTGCATCAGCTGCTGCTTCTACTGCGGCGGCACTTGTTCGTGGTCAATATGATTTAGTGATTAATACTGGAATCGGTGGTGGTTTTAAGGGACAAGCAGATCTTGAAGATGTGGTTGTTGCAACTGAAATAGTTGCTGCTGATCTTGGTGCCGAAACGACTGAGGGCTTTACTAGCATTGATCAATTAGGCTTTGGATCGAATCGTCTCACAGTTGAATCTGAATTGGTGAAAAAGGTTACGACATTATTACGCAGTGCTGGCAAACAAGTAAAGGCTGGTCCTATTTTAACATTATCAACGGTAACGGGGACAAAGCAATCAGCGCTTGACCTATCCGGGCGTATTCCTGGAGCTATGATCGAGGCGATGGAAGGATTTGGTGTAGCAACAGCTGCTAGCCAACAAGGGGTGAAGTTTCTTGAAATCCGTGCGGTATCAAACCTTGTCGGTCCACGTGATCGCGAATCTTGGAAAATCAAAGAAGCATTAGATCAACTTACAGAAGTTAGTTCAATTTTAGAGGAGGGCCTACGATGA
- a CDS encoding 1,4-dihydroxy-6-naphthoate synthase, whose product MKIAFSPCPNDTFVFHAWVHGLIPNAPKLDVTYADIDITNSLAVSENGPDILKISYGALPWVLKDYALLPCGGALGRGCGPLILTKEGTKQDPSSLSGRRVAVPSERSTAYLLFRLWAADHVPGGVGEIVVMPFDKIMPAVRDGEIDAGLVIHEARFTYPSFQLESLVDLGNWWEEDTHLPIPLGAIIAHRSLDLEAIAGWIRESVRYAWDNPNASQSYVLDHAQEMSSEVANSHIDLYVNEFTADLGDEGYQAVRSLLSRAAKEGLVPNIDIDL is encoded by the coding sequence ATGAAAATTGCATTTTCGCCATGTCCAAATGATACATTTGTTTTTCATGCTTGGGTGCATGGTCTGATACCGAATGCGCCAAAGCTTGATGTTACATATGCTGATATTGATATTACAAACAGTTTAGCAGTAAGTGAAAATGGTCCTGATATTTTAAAGATCTCATACGGAGCCCTGCCGTGGGTACTAAAAGATTATGCGTTACTTCCGTGTGGAGGTGCATTAGGTAGAGGTTGTGGACCATTGATTTTAACAAAAGAGGGAACGAAACAGGATCCTTCATCTTTATCTGGTCGACGTGTAGCTGTACCGAGTGAACGGTCAACGGCTTACCTGCTCTTTCGCTTATGGGCAGCTGATCATGTGCCAGGAGGTGTCGGTGAAATCGTCGTCATGCCATTTGATAAAATCATGCCAGCTGTACGTGATGGAGAGATTGACGCTGGACTTGTTATCCATGAAGCGCGTTTTACATACCCTTCTTTTCAACTTGAAAGTCTTGTTGATTTAGGAAATTGGTGGGAAGAAGATACCCATTTACCAATCCCTCTCGGAGCGATTATCGCCCACCGTTCTTTAGATTTAGAAGCGATTGCAGGTTGGATTCGTGAGTCGGTTCGCTATGCATGGGACAATCCTAATGCCTCACAATCCTATGTCCTTGATCATGCCCAGGAGATGTCTAGTGAGGTAGCCAACTCACATATCGATTTGTATGTGAATGAGTTTACCGCTGATTTAGGTGATGAAGGGTATCAAGCTGTTCGCTCGCTTCTTAGTCGTGCAGCTAAGGAAGGGTTAGTTCCCAACATTGATATTGATTTATGA
- the dacB gene encoding D-alanyl-D-alanine carboxypeptidase/D-alanyl-D-alanine endopeptidase, producing MFAVALPVQAQITDVTFGGKIEQLLQENDDLDGAIASISVRDATTGKLLYDHLGDLRLRPASNLKLVTAAAALEVLGEDYVFSTELFKDGERFWKLIIGNVYIKGKGDPSLVNDDFNELAAQLRERGVSYIHGDLVADDTWYDDVRYSIDLPWSDETAPYGGQVSALTASASNEEDVGTVTVEVRPGKELGEKATVTLCPKNNYVSIKNQTNTVDSGHAEPLTVERIHGTNTVVISGEVAITSDGDTATIAIWEPTGFALDLFKHALQEQGIRWRGDLRFGETPDGTDVLYSHVSKPLAEQLVPFLKHSFNGYGEMFIKEIGRISKGEGSWDAGIDVVEEVLIRFGVDPKTVVIRDGSGISHVNLIPANELTNLLYAIQDQSWYPTFLNALPVAGASDKEIGGTLSKRMNDLASQGNVRAKTGTISTVSSLSGYVTTKSGDELIFSIILNNLTNGSKAKAIEDKIATILANA from the coding sequence ATGTTCGCTGTTGCGTTACCTGTACAGGCCCAGATAACCGATGTAACATTTGGTGGAAAAATTGAGCAGCTTCTGCAAGAAAATGACGACTTAGATGGAGCGATTGCGAGTATCAGTGTCCGTGATGCAACTACCGGAAAACTTCTCTATGATCACCTTGGTGACCTTCGTTTGAGACCAGCGTCTAACTTGAAACTTGTAACAGCAGCCGCTGCATTAGAGGTGTTAGGGGAGGATTATGTCTTTTCAACAGAACTATTCAAAGATGGCGAGCGATTTTGGAAACTGATAATAGGGAATGTTTACATAAAAGGAAAAGGAGATCCAAGCCTTGTTAACGACGATTTTAATGAATTAGCCGCTCAGTTACGTGAGCGTGGGGTAAGCTATATTCACGGTGATCTCGTTGCAGACGATACGTGGTATGATGACGTTCGTTATTCGATTGATTTACCGTGGAGTGATGAAACAGCTCCATATGGAGGACAAGTTTCAGCTTTAACGGCATCAGCGAGTAATGAAGAAGATGTTGGTACAGTGACCGTCGAGGTGAGACCAGGAAAGGAATTGGGGGAAAAAGCAACAGTTACGCTATGCCCAAAGAATAACTATGTTTCGATCAAAAATCAAACCAATACGGTCGACAGTGGTCATGCGGAGCCACTTACGGTTGAACGAATTCATGGTACAAATACGGTAGTTATATCAGGAGAGGTTGCGATCACTAGTGACGGGGATACTGCGACGATTGCAATTTGGGAACCAACAGGATTTGCGCTTGATTTATTCAAACATGCGTTGCAAGAACAAGGGATTAGATGGAGGGGGGATCTAAGGTTTGGCGAAACGCCTGATGGGACAGACGTGCTTTATTCTCATGTGTCGAAGCCACTAGCAGAACAACTTGTACCATTTTTAAAACATAGTTTTAACGGGTATGGTGAAATGTTCATCAAGGAGATTGGCAGAATTAGCAAAGGGGAAGGGAGTTGGGACGCTGGAATTGATGTTGTAGAAGAGGTGTTGATACGCTTTGGTGTCGATCCAAAGACAGTTGTCATCAGAGACGGTTCCGGGATTTCTCATGTCAATTTAATCCCCGCCAATGAGCTCACGAATTTATTATATGCCATCCAAGATCAATCATGGTACCCTACTTTTTTGAATGCTTTACCAGTTGCTGGAGCAAGTGATAAAGAGATCGGTGGAACACTTTCAAAGCGAATGAACGACTTAGCATCACAAGGAAATGTAAGAGCAAAAACTGGGACAATTTCTACGGTAAGCTCTTTATCCGGTTATGTAACAACGAAAAGTGGAGACGAATTAATCTTTTCCATTATTCTTAATAACTTAACGAATGGTTCAAAAGCAAAAGCGATCGAAGACAAAATAGCAACCATTTTAGCGAACGCTTGA
- a CDS encoding DNA-3-methyladenine glycosylase has translation MSFLPVNRDFFLMPTLELAQSLLGMFLVKETEEGLTAGMIVETEAYIGPSDRAAHSFGNRRTRRTEVMFGPAGFVYTYVMHTHCLVNVVSGDVEQPEAVLIRAVEPIIGIELMYQRRGNKKERELTNGPGKLTKALGIVKEDYGRPLYEKPLFVAEGKRTDTISCGPRIGIDNSGEAKTYPWRFWIPNNRFVSR, from the coding sequence ATGTCTTTTCTTCCTGTAAATCGTGACTTTTTTTTAATGCCGACACTTGAACTTGCACAATCGCTACTTGGGATGTTCCTTGTTAAAGAAACAGAGGAAGGGCTGACAGCAGGAATGATTGTTGAAACAGAAGCATATATAGGACCGTCAGATAGGGCCGCACACAGCTTTGGAAATCGACGAACACGTCGAACGGAGGTGATGTTTGGCCCAGCAGGGTTTGTTTATACGTATGTAATGCATACTCATTGTTTGGTGAATGTTGTCAGTGGAGATGTTGAACAGCCCGAAGCGGTTCTCATTCGCGCGGTTGAACCCATCATAGGTATTGAATTAATGTATCAGCGTCGTGGTAATAAAAAGGAGCGAGAGCTAACGAATGGCCCTGGAAAGCTAACTAAAGCACTTGGGATTGTAAAAGAAGATTATGGGCGCCCGTTGTACGAAAAACCTTTATTTGTTGCAGAAGGAAAGCGGACTGATACGATTTCCTGTGGTCCACGAATCGGCATCGATAATAGTGGTGAAGCTAAAACATATCCTTGGCGCTTCTGGATTCCTAATAATCGTTTCGTTTCAAGGTAA
- a CDS encoding NAD(P)/FAD-dependent oxidoreductase: protein MYDIVIVGGGPTGGSAALFASKAGKKTLVIDNQKSVTKKAWMDNHYGVDGISGPDLLEVGKKQAVKFGTEWVEGEVSDIQTDGDKQTVYTEDGNTYEATHVILATGMVAALAEKIGVRTIPGTEPRIKTIIDVNAEGQTNKKGIWAAGTIAGVSMHTIITAGDGAKVAINIISEINGERYVDHDILKG, encoded by the coding sequence ATGTATGATATCGTAATCGTTGGCGGGGGACCAACAGGTGGAAGTGCAGCGTTATTTGCAAGTAAAGCAGGTAAAAAAACGCTAGTTATTGATAATCAAAAAAGTGTAACAAAAAAAGCATGGATGGATAATCATTATGGTGTAGATGGTATCTCTGGACCAGATTTATTAGAGGTCGGGAAAAAACAAGCGGTTAAATTTGGAACAGAATGGGTTGAAGGTGAAGTTTCAGATATTCAAACCGATGGTGATAAACAAACTGTTTATACAGAAGATGGAAACACATATGAAGCAACACATGTGATCCTTGCTACTGGAATGGTCGCAGCGCTTGCTGAAAAAATTGGTGTTCGTACGATTCCAGGGACTGAACCTCGTATTAAAACAATTATAGACGTTAATGCGGAAGGTCAAACAAATAAGAAAGGGATCTGGGCTGCTGGAACAATTGCAGGTGTATCGATGCATACAATTATAACAGCTGGTGACGGTGCAAAAGTAGCGATTAATATCATTAGTGAAATCAATGGTGAACGTTACGTTGACCATGATATCCTTAAAGGGTAG